In the Flavobacterium acetivorans genome, one interval contains:
- a CDS encoding aldo/keto reductase, whose amino-acid sequence MKYTTLPNTDIKVSKICLGTMTFGEQNTEAEGHAQMDYALEQGVNFFDTAEMYSVPGRKETYGSTERIIGTWFKKTRNRDKVVLASKIAGPNPNFGYMRDKLDFSPASIKYALDNSLKRLQTDYLDLYQLHWPERKTNYFGQRGFKVQEDAWEDNIHAVLETLDGFVKEGKIKHIGLSNETPWGIMRFLEESKYQNLPRIKTVQNPYSLLNRLFEVGSAEVCLRENVGLLAYSPMAFGVLSGKFLTGESHPKARVNLFPNYSRYSSAQCTEATKLYSEIAKKNGLTLTELSLAFIEQQSFVTSTIIGATTLAQLKENIDTIKVSLSDEIIAAINQVQAIIPDPAP is encoded by the coding sequence ATGAAATATACTACATTGCCCAACACTGACATAAAAGTGAGTAAAATATGTCTAGGCACCATGACTTTTGGCGAGCAAAACACGGAAGCCGAAGGCCATGCCCAAATGGATTATGCTCTAGAACAAGGAGTCAATTTTTTTGATACTGCCGAAATGTATTCGGTTCCGGGAAGAAAAGAAACTTATGGAAGTACCGAGAGAATAATTGGAACTTGGTTCAAAAAAACAAGAAATAGAGATAAGGTGGTTTTGGCTTCTAAAATTGCCGGTCCCAATCCTAATTTTGGATACATGCGTGACAAGCTTGATTTTTCTCCAGCAAGTATAAAATATGCCTTGGATAATAGTTTGAAACGCCTACAAACGGATTATCTTGATTTGTACCAATTGCATTGGCCGGAGCGCAAAACGAATTATTTTGGACAACGCGGTTTCAAAGTTCAAGAAGATGCTTGGGAAGATAACATTCATGCGGTTTTAGAAACGCTAGATGGTTTTGTCAAAGAAGGAAAGATCAAGCATATTGGACTTTCTAATGAAACCCCTTGGGGAATCATGCGTTTTCTCGAAGAAAGTAAATACCAAAACTTACCAAGGATAAAAACTGTTCAAAATCCGTATTCTTTATTGAACAGGCTTTTTGAAGTAGGTTCGGCAGAAGTTTGCCTTAGGGAAAATGTAGGTTTGTTAGCTTATTCTCCTATGGCTTTTGGGGTGTTGTCCGGCAAGTTTTTAACGGGCGAAAGCCATCCTAAGGCGAGAGTTAATTTATTCCCAAACTATTCAAGATACAGCAGCGCTCAATGTACTGAAGCGACTAAGTTGTACAGCGAAATCGCCAAGAAAAATGGATTGACTTTGACCGAGTTGTCTTTGGCATTTATTGAACAGCAATCCTTTGTAACCAGCACCATTATTGGCGCTACGACTTTGGCACAATTAAAAGAAAATATAGATACTATAAAAGTGTCACTTTCAGATGAAATAATAGCTGCAATCAATCAAGTTCAGGCGATAATTCCTGATCCTGCACCATAA
- a CDS encoding OmpA family protein, which produces MIKKISLGLLIMVLSTSCVSKKIYNDLENKFADLKKENRSISDENAELLKTKNQLELERKALKGDLNKVKSERDKLLADYDALQNKMNVLQESYKALEKNSNEALQSNMNKNRDLLAQLDAKGKALAIEQERLSKNAQRLQELEGLIAAKEASMRKLKETLSKALNSFEGKGLTVEQKNGKVYVSMENKLLFNSGSWTVGTEGKKAVVELGKVLGENPEISVLIEGHTDNDGFSSAGPIANNWDLSTKRATAIVAILSENSAINKQNLTAAGRSEFSPLASNATAEGKAKNRRIEIILTPRLDEIAEMLNDIN; this is translated from the coding sequence ATGATTAAAAAAATTTCTCTAGGATTATTGATTATGGTTTTGTCGACTTCTTGTGTGTCGAAGAAAATTTATAATGATTTAGAAAACAAGTTCGCAGATTTAAAGAAAGAAAACAGAAGTATTTCTGATGAGAATGCGGAACTTTTGAAAACCAAAAATCAGTTGGAATTAGAACGTAAAGCATTAAAAGGTGATTTGAATAAAGTTAAATCGGAAAGAGATAAATTGCTGGCGGATTATGATGCTTTGCAAAACAAAATGAATGTTTTGCAGGAATCATACAAGGCCTTGGAGAAAAACAGTAATGAGGCTTTGCAATCTAATATGAACAAGAATCGCGATTTGTTGGCCCAATTAGATGCTAAAGGAAAAGCATTGGCAATAGAGCAAGAACGTTTAAGTAAAAACGCACAAAGATTGCAAGAATTAGAAGGCCTGATTGCTGCAAAGGAAGCAAGCATGAGAAAACTTAAGGAAACCCTTTCTAAAGCCTTGAATAGTTTTGAAGGAAAAGGACTGACCGTAGAACAAAAAAACGGAAAAGTATATGTTTCTATGGAAAACAAATTGCTTTTCAATTCGGGAAGTTGGACCGTTGGAACAGAAGGAAAAAAAGCGGTAGTTGAACTAGGAAAAGTATTGGGAGAAAACCCTGAGATTTCTGTTTTAATCGAAGGACATACTGATAATGATGGATTTTCTAGTGCAGGACCAATTGCCAATAACTGGGATTTATCAACAAAAAGAGCGACTGCTATTGTAGCTATTTTGAGCGAAAACAGTGCAATCAACAAACAAAATTTGACTGCAGCAGGACGAAGCGAATTCTCTCCTCTAGCATCTAATGCCACTGCAGAAGGAAAAGCTAAAAATCGCAGAATTGAAATCATCTTAACACCAAGATTAGATGAAATTGCCGAAATGTTGAATGATATTAACTAA
- a CDS encoding transglycosylase domain-containing protein, translating to MKTGKQKIILILKILAVFFIVMAITFFTFRDFLLKQAIAKVSTKIEQKYDSNFSVKEATFEGISGVSLTKITLAPKNADTLFSIQKMRTSVNLWHLLLGEIQLGTLEIKNGLVQLTQKGDVKNFAAFLKKDNQEPTSNDKRDYAAFAYRIISKVLNLVPTDMSIENLKFKLDDNGKKATIDIKKLVLFDKELETSINVQTNTFAQRWKIKGFADPRNKKADIRCYNIDTGAIKVPYFDERYNLISSFDSIRLNIQNIDRSGGELHIDGFTAIANLKLNHPKIARKDVVIKNARFDYRFLLGTDFISIDSSSTVQLNKIKFHPYLAYETSQDTIYKLKVALPKMKAQDFISSLPDGLFSNFQGMEAEGSFDYNLDFEYNKNKPKELVFDSNLKKDNLKITKYGQANLNKLNSEFIYRAIIKDVLQRPVLVGNTNPNYTPLEQISPYLKKCVLTTEDPSFFSHHGFINEAFKQSIIKNIKTKKFSRGASTISMQLVKNVFLTREKTLSRKLEEILLVYILENNRIASKERMLEVYFNIIEWGPNVYGIGEASHFYFQKKPADLTFNECLYLARIIPSPRKFMYQFNDEGALREFAVKQESFLTNLMIRRGLLTIDDTIFKHQPMHISGAAKSFLRLKIKDSIPVDTLSVIEEFEF from the coding sequence ATGAAAACCGGAAAACAAAAAATAATTTTAATCCTAAAAATACTTGCCGTATTTTTCATTGTTATGGCAATAACTTTTTTTACTTTTAGAGATTTCCTTTTAAAACAAGCCATTGCAAAAGTTTCTACTAAAATAGAACAAAAATACGACAGTAATTTTAGCGTAAAAGAAGCCACATTTGAGGGGATTTCGGGCGTTAGTTTAACCAAAATAACATTGGCTCCTAAAAATGCCGATACACTCTTCAGCATCCAAAAAATGAGAACCAGTGTTAATCTTTGGCATTTATTGCTTGGTGAGATCCAATTGGGCACGCTAGAGATCAAAAATGGATTGGTACAGCTAACGCAAAAAGGCGATGTGAAAAATTTTGCCGCTTTTCTAAAGAAAGACAATCAGGAACCAACAAGCAATGATAAAAGAGATTATGCCGCTTTTGCCTATCGGATTATTTCGAAAGTATTGAATCTCGTTCCGACCGATATGAGTATTGAAAATCTAAAATTCAAACTGGACGACAACGGCAAAAAAGCGACAATCGACATAAAAAAATTAGTGCTTTTTGACAAAGAATTGGAAACATCCATAAATGTACAGACCAACACTTTTGCGCAACGTTGGAAAATAAAGGGATTTGCCGACCCCAGAAACAAAAAAGCAGACATCCGTTGTTACAATATTGATACCGGAGCCATCAAAGTCCCTTATTTTGATGAACGTTACAATCTAATATCCAGCTTTGATTCCATTCGACTGAATATTCAAAATATTGATCGAAGCGGCGGTGAATTGCACATTGACGGCTTCACTGCTATCGCAAATCTAAAACTAAACCATCCAAAAATTGCACGCAAAGATGTTGTCATTAAAAATGCCCGATTTGACTATCGTTTTCTACTGGGTACTGATTTTATATCTATAGACAGCAGTTCTACGGTGCAACTCAATAAAATTAAATTTCATCCTTATCTGGCCTACGAAACTTCGCAAGACACGATTTATAAACTCAAAGTAGCGCTGCCAAAAATGAAAGCCCAGGATTTTATTTCCTCCCTTCCTGATGGACTTTTCTCCAATTTTCAAGGCATGGAAGCCGAAGGAAGTTTTGATTATAATTTGGATTTCGAATACAATAAAAACAAACCGAAGGAATTGGTTTTTGACAGCAATCTGAAAAAAGACAACTTAAAAATAACCAAATATGGTCAAGCCAATCTCAACAAACTCAATAGCGAATTTATTTATCGTGCCATAATAAAAGACGTATTACAACGTCCTGTTTTGGTTGGGAATACCAATCCAAATTACACGCCATTGGAACAAATTTCGCCTTATTTAAAAAAATGTGTATTAACAACCGAAGATCCTTCGTTCTTTTCGCATCACGGTTTTATCAATGAAGCCTTCAAACAATCCATCATAAAAAACATAAAAACTAAGAAATTCTCCCGTGGTGCCAGCACCATAAGCATGCAGTTAGTAAAAAACGTTTTCCTGACCCGAGAAAAAACCTTGTCCCGAAAACTCGAAGAAATTTTATTGGTTTATATCTTAGAAAATAACCGAATCGCAAGCAAAGAGCGCATGCTTGAAGTGTATTTCAATATCATCGAATGGGGACCAAATGTTTATGGAATAGGAGAAGCCAGTCATTTTTATTTCCAGAAAAAACCTGCCGATTTGACTTTTAATGAATGCCTGTACCTTGCGCGAATTATTCCAAGCCCAAGAAAATTCATGTACCAATTTAACGATGAAGGAGCATTGAGGGAATTTGCCGTAAAACAAGAATCTTTTTTGACAAACCTAATGATTCGAAGAGGATTGCTAACCATAGATGATACTATTTTCAAACACCAACCCATGCATATTTCAGGTGCTGCAAAATCTTTCCTTCGACTAAAAATCAAAGATTCAATACCTGTAGATACTTTATCCGTTATTGAGGAATTTGAATTTTAA
- a CDS encoding exodeoxyribonuclease III translates to MKIISYNVNGIRAAISKGFIDWLQQANPDVICLQEIKANPEQIPLLDFELAGYPYHYWFPATKKGYSGVAILSKIKPNNVVFGTGIEHMDFEGRNVRVDFDDLSVMSLYLPSGTNSERLNHKFMYMDDFQEYISNLKKEIPNLVICGDYNICHEAIDIHDPIRNKKVSGFLPEERAWLDTFLKNGFIDSFRFLNKEPGHYSWWTVRVPTARIDNKGWRIDYCLVSEPLKERIKRAVILPEAKHSDHCPVMVEIV, encoded by the coding sequence ATGAAGATTATCTCTTATAATGTTAACGGAATACGAGCCGCAATTTCTAAAGGATTCATTGATTGGTTGCAACAAGCAAATCCAGATGTGATTTGTCTTCAGGAAATTAAGGCTAATCCGGAGCAAATTCCCTTGTTGGATTTCGAATTGGCGGGTTATCCGTATCACTATTGGTTTCCAGCTACTAAAAAAGGATATAGTGGGGTGGCGATTTTATCTAAAATCAAGCCTAATAATGTTGTTTTTGGAACCGGAATCGAACATATGGATTTCGAAGGAAGGAATGTCCGAGTTGATTTTGACGATTTATCCGTGATGAGTTTGTATTTGCCTTCTGGAACAAACAGCGAAAGATTGAATCATAAATTCATGTATATGGATGATTTTCAAGAGTATATTTCGAATTTGAAGAAAGAAATTCCAAATCTTGTTATTTGTGGAGATTATAATATTTGTCACGAAGCCATTGATATTCATGATCCCATTCGAAATAAAAAAGTTTCCGGATTTTTACCCGAAGAAAGAGCTTGGCTGGATACTTTCCTGAAAAATGGATTTATCGATAGTTTTCGTTTTTTAAACAAAGAACCGGGTCATTACAGCTGGTGGACGGTTCGTGTACCAACGGCGAGAATCGATAATAAAGGATGGCGTATTGATTATTGCCTGGTTAGTGAGCCTTTGAAAGAAAGAATAAAAAGAGCAGTGATTTTACCGGAAGCAAAACATTCTGACCATTGTCCCGTTATGGTAGAAATAGTATAA